One window of the Granulicella arctica genome contains the following:
- a CDS encoding carboxypeptidase regulatory-like domain-containing protein produces MTVKPFTSLLDRHVARSKRTLSLSSRCNLGAFLRGAVLTGTLLANTFAVIPAYAQATTGDVVGTVMDASGLVVSHATVELTNLDTQEKRTVVTDDSGQYTFSLLKPNRYSIMVTRAGFKKSTIDSFSLAAGDRARENSSLQVGSEDQVVEVEAHAPALQSDSSVVSTTITDKATQDLPLNGRNYINLVQVVPGATEGLNNGLASGNRPDDRRQTSSVSINGQADVINNQLIDGMDNNERVIGSIGVRPSVESIQEVSVQTNTFTAEVGRSAGAIINVITKSGTNGFHGSAYEFFRNTVLDANPYKFGAAIPRPKWNQNQFGGSLGGPIQRDKTFFFGDYEGFRLVRGQNPTQTTVPTAFERANPGNFTDNPAIPVAGRNVSPALFDKVGQQYFNLFPLPTSSALTNNYTVAPGYTQNATTVDARVDRRLANSDLLFARYTYNAVSTNIGGLFPTVTAGGLPVSPGGNQGSYPGAAFSNAHQAQLDYIHTFTPNTLLELKAGYTLLHTAQNPIGFGQGVNTAFGQPNINISDRTQELAPVTISQGANLGFHPPIIYLENTWQYLGTLNWNHGKHNFKFGGGIIRRQDTSTQTDSAAGTWTFNTFSDLLTGTFTNASRNAILIAPHNRSWEPHAFVQDDWHVASSLTLNLGIRWDYYQPYTETRNQLSNFDTDTGTIVVAGTSGVNKYGNVQPDYTNIAPRVGFAYSVMPKTVVRGGFGMTYAPENLTSGSALVNQPFTGSYGPCSTVFAVGTSTGCDPAFAHFAAGLPLPTPRSATNPSGSVSAALDPHFKSTYLEQFNLTAEREFGATVISLTYVGELGRRMAYYLPDANTFAANTGVVGGSGLRLYAATSPNVTAVPLFTAKGIGSYNGLQFVAKRRLTKGLDLSFNYTFAHGLDDSEAISNDGGDGFGSVPSQVSTLEYGNSNLDVTHRFSGTFNYALPFGSSLTGFKGILAKGWQTNGLVSWNTGLPFSVTNLNNVGGTRPGTTNSDRPNQIAGLKVSHPSVTQWFNTAAFHAQTAGTVGNEHRDQVRGPGLQRVDLSLFKTFPITERFNFEFRTEAFNVLNTAQFAFPNAQLGNAAIGTITSTANSYNPRVVQFAGKLRF; encoded by the coding sequence ATGACTGTAAAGCCATTTACCTCGCTTCTGGACAGACATGTCGCACGATCCAAGCGAACACTTTCTCTTTCATCCCGCTGCAACCTGGGAGCCTTTCTTCGCGGGGCCGTTCTCACGGGGACGCTTCTGGCAAATACCTTTGCTGTTATTCCCGCTTATGCTCAGGCAACAACTGGCGACGTTGTGGGCACAGTAATGGATGCGTCTGGCTTGGTCGTCTCCCATGCGACTGTGGAGCTGACGAACCTTGACACCCAGGAGAAGCGCACTGTCGTCACGGACGATTCCGGTCAGTACACCTTTAGCTTGTTAAAACCAAATCGATATTCGATCATGGTCACACGCGCCGGATTCAAGAAGTCGACCATCGATTCGTTCTCCCTTGCGGCCGGCGACCGCGCTCGCGAAAACTCCAGCCTGCAGGTCGGCTCAGAGGATCAAGTCGTCGAGGTAGAAGCACACGCGCCGGCGCTTCAGTCTGACAGCTCCGTGGTGTCGACGACCATCACCGATAAAGCGACCCAGGATCTTCCGCTGAATGGTCGTAACTACATTAACCTCGTCCAGGTCGTGCCCGGTGCAACGGAGGGGCTTAATAATGGCCTCGCCAGCGGCAACCGTCCAGACGATCGCCGCCAGACCTCCTCGGTTTCCATCAATGGTCAAGCAGATGTGATTAACAACCAACTCATCGATGGCATGGACAACAACGAACGTGTGATTGGGTCGATTGGCGTTCGGCCATCGGTTGAATCCATCCAGGAGGTCAGCGTCCAGACGAACACCTTCACGGCAGAGGTAGGTCGGTCTGCAGGCGCGATCATCAACGTCATTACGAAGTCCGGCACCAACGGCTTTCATGGATCTGCCTATGAGTTTTTCCGGAATACGGTGCTCGATGCGAACCCTTATAAGTTTGGCGCAGCCATCCCACGACCCAAGTGGAACCAGAATCAGTTTGGCGGAAGTCTCGGGGGCCCTATCCAACGTGATAAGACCTTCTTCTTCGGAGACTATGAGGGCTTCCGTCTAGTCAGGGGACAGAACCCCACTCAGACTACTGTTCCGACTGCCTTCGAACGAGCAAACCCCGGCAATTTTACAGACAATCCGGCCATCCCGGTTGCCGGACGGAACGTGAGTCCGGCGCTCTTCGACAAGGTAGGGCAGCAGTACTTTAATCTCTTCCCCTTACCGACGAGCTCTGCGCTCACAAACAACTACACCGTTGCTCCGGGCTATACACAGAACGCCACAACGGTCGATGCCCGTGTCGACCGTCGCCTCGCTAACTCTGACCTGCTGTTTGCGCGCTACACCTACAACGCTGTAAGCACGAATATTGGCGGTCTCTTTCCAACGGTCACCGCAGGAGGTCTTCCAGTCTCTCCCGGCGGCAACCAGGGAAGCTATCCAGGCGCGGCCTTCAGCAACGCGCACCAGGCGCAGCTGGATTACATCCACACCTTCACGCCCAACACGCTGCTCGAACTCAAGGCTGGCTATACGCTGCTGCATACCGCGCAAAACCCTATTGGCTTCGGACAGGGCGTCAATACCGCCTTCGGTCAACCCAATATCAACATCAGCGACAGGACGCAGGAACTGGCGCCGGTCACCATCAGCCAGGGAGCCAATCTCGGCTTTCACCCTCCGATCATCTACCTGGAAAATACATGGCAGTATCTCGGAACCCTCAACTGGAATCATGGAAAGCACAACTTCAAATTTGGTGGCGGGATCATCCGTCGGCAGGACACTTCCACGCAGACCGATTCGGCTGCCGGCACATGGACCTTCAACACGTTCTCCGATCTGCTGACCGGAACGTTTACGAACGCGTCGCGCAATGCAATTCTGATCGCACCGCACAATCGCAGCTGGGAGCCGCATGCCTTCGTTCAGGATGACTGGCACGTCGCGTCGAGCCTCACCCTCAATCTTGGTATTCGCTGGGACTACTACCAGCCCTACACTGAGACTCGCAATCAACTCTCAAATTTCGATACCGACACCGGCACAATCGTCGTCGCAGGAACGTCCGGCGTCAACAAGTATGGCAACGTCCAGCCGGACTACACAAACATCGCACCCCGCGTAGGGTTCGCTTACAGCGTGATGCCGAAGACGGTGGTTCGCGGAGGCTTCGGCATGACCTACGCACCCGAGAATCTGACCTCCGGTTCTGCGCTGGTGAACCAGCCCTTCACCGGCTCCTACGGCCCATGCTCCACGGTCTTTGCTGTGGGTACGTCGACGGGTTGCGATCCAGCCTTTGCCCACTTTGCCGCGGGACTACCGCTGCCTACGCCACGCAGCGCAACGAACCCCTCGGGCTCAGTCAGCGCAGCGCTCGATCCTCACTTCAAATCAACGTATCTCGAACAATTCAACCTGACCGCCGAGCGTGAGTTCGGTGCCACCGTGATCAGTCTCACCTATGTCGGCGAACTTGGACGCAGGATGGCCTACTATCTGCCTGATGCCAACACCTTTGCTGCAAATACAGGCGTCGTCGGTGGCTCGGGTCTGCGCCTCTACGCCGCCACATCGCCGAACGTGACCGCCGTGCCGCTCTTCACCGCGAAGGGAATTGGGTCGTACAACGGGCTGCAGTTCGTCGCCAAACGCCGTCTGACGAAGGGACTTGACCTGTCCTTCAACTACACCTTTGCGCACGGGCTCGACGACTCCGAGGCCATCAGCAACGATGGCGGCGACGGCTTTGGATCCGTTCCTTCGCAAGTGTCGACACTCGAGTACGGAAACTCAAACCTCGATGTCACGCACCGCTTTTCGGGAACCTTCAATTACGCTCTGCCATTTGGCAGCAGCCTGACTGGTTTCAAAGGCATTCTCGCCAAAGGTTGGCAGACCAACGGCCTCGTCTCCTGGAACACGGGCCTGCCGTTCTCTGTGACCAACCTCAACAATGTCGGAGGCACCCGGCCCGGCACGACAAACTCCGATCGCCCCAACCAGATCGCCGGTTTGAAGGTCAGCCATCCCTCCGTAACCCAGTGGTTCAACACGGCTGCATTCCATGCGCAGACCGCGGGCACTGTCGGCAACGAACATCGTGACCAGGTGCGCGGACCCGGTCTACAGCGTGTCGATCTCTCCCTCTTCAAGACGTTCCCCATTACGGAACGCTTCAACTTCGAGTTCCGGACGGAAGCCTTCAACGTACTCAACACGGCACAGTTTGCCTTTCCGAACGCTCAGCTTGGAAATGCTGCAATCGGCACCATCACCAGCACGGCAAACTCCTACAACCCGCGTGTGGTGCAGTTCGCCGGCAAACTGCGCTTCTAA
- a CDS encoding M81 family metallopeptidase, which produces MRRRSFLRTASAAALLAPASLRSYAVGLTGANTPRIAFGGIGIECSTYSRIRARMEDFTILKGPALSDSKRFAFMKNYPVPFIPTVVATAVPGGPVDKATYDSIKADFLGQLRALLPLDGLFLPMHGAMFVDGMQDAEGDWMEAARKVVGPDCLMSASYDLHGNVSQRVIDNLDMFSAFRTAPHIDYEATMQRACAMLLHCLDQHIRPTLVWAPIPVLMPGERSSTQWEPAKRLWAEVPKRNEEPGILDVSLLVGYVWADEPRSTACAVVTGTAVVTEKKIAIDLAQQYWNARREFKFGTETGTIDECIERAMKAKAHPAIIADSGDNPTGGGNSDQSEVLARLLHFGAQNVVFAGITDKPATDACYSAGVGATIPLSIGATLDPLGSKPVHATAKVIFLLTAPTERQREAVVQIEGVTLVLCAQRRPYHDMVDFTRLGLQPTSYKIIVVKSGYLSPELAPIANPSLMALSDGAINQDIVHLPKNKFRKPSYPFVEDLTFNPQVFTSARAPQS; this is translated from the coding sequence ATGCGTAGACGATCTTTTCTCAGGACTGCATCAGCCGCTGCTCTGCTCGCCCCGGCATCGCTTCGTAGCTACGCAGTCGGTCTTACAGGAGCGAACACTCCGCGCATTGCCTTCGGCGGCATCGGCATCGAGTGTAGTACCTACAGCCGCATACGGGCTCGCATGGAAGACTTCACCATCCTCAAAGGTCCGGCGCTGTCCGATTCGAAGCGCTTTGCCTTCATGAAAAACTATCCCGTGCCCTTTATCCCGACAGTCGTTGCCACAGCTGTACCCGGAGGTCCAGTCGACAAGGCAACCTACGACAGCATCAAGGCCGATTTTCTGGGACAGCTGCGTGCGCTCCTTCCACTCGACGGTCTCTTCCTCCCCATGCACGGTGCCATGTTCGTCGACGGCATGCAGGATGCCGAAGGCGACTGGATGGAGGCAGCCCGCAAGGTCGTTGGACCGGACTGCCTGATGTCCGCCTCGTACGACCTGCACGGCAACGTCAGTCAGCGTGTTATCGACAATCTCGATATGTTCTCCGCCTTTCGCACCGCGCCGCACATTGACTATGAAGCGACCATGCAGCGAGCCTGCGCCATGCTCCTTCATTGTCTCGATCAGCACATTCGCCCGACGCTCGTATGGGCTCCCATCCCGGTGCTCATGCCGGGTGAACGCAGCAGCACGCAGTGGGAACCCGCCAAGCGACTCTGGGCAGAGGTGCCGAAGCGGAACGAAGAGCCCGGCATCCTCGACGTCTCCCTGCTCGTCGGCTATGTGTGGGCCGATGAGCCTCGCTCGACCGCTTGCGCCGTAGTTACAGGCACAGCGGTCGTCACGGAGAAGAAGATCGCTATCGATCTGGCGCAGCAGTATTGGAACGCCCGCAGAGAATTTAAGTTCGGCACGGAGACGGGGACCATCGATGAATGCATTGAGCGCGCCATGAAGGCGAAGGCGCACCCAGCCATCATCGCCGATTCAGGTGACAACCCGACTGGTGGCGGCAACAGCGACCAGTCGGAAGTCCTCGCCCGTCTACTGCACTTCGGTGCGCAGAATGTGGTTTTTGCGGGTATTACCGACAAGCCCGCGACCGATGCCTGTTACAGCGCTGGAGTCGGCGCGACGATTCCACTTTCGATCGGTGCGACCCTTGACCCTCTTGGCAGCAAGCCTGTCCACGCGACTGCTAAGGTTATATTTTTGCTCACAGCACCGACAGAGCGCCAACGCGAGGCGGTCGTGCAGATTGAAGGAGTGACGCTTGTCCTCTGCGCTCAGCGAAGGCCTTACCATGACATGGTGGATTTTACCCGCCTGGGTCTTCAGCCCACCTCCTACAAAATCATCGTTGTGAAATCAGGGTACCTTTCCCCAGAGCTGGCACCAATTGCGAATCCGAGTCTAATGGCTTTGTCAGACGGTGCTATCAATCAGGACATCGTTCATCTGCCGAAGAATAAGTTTCGTAAACCTTCATATCCCTTTGTCGAGGATCTCACCTTCAACCCTCAGGTGTTTACCTCTGCGCGTGCGCCTCAAAGCTAG
- a CDS encoding TetR/AcrR family transcriptional regulator → MKNTTISLATEKNPEPQAPRPLRADAQRKMTSLLIAAEEVFQEAGVDAPVRTIAERAGVGLGTVYRHFPQRSDLIKAVFQSRVDACADAALELSSQYEPGDALARWMQRFVDFIATKRGLAAALHSGDPAYSALPRLFNTRLLPALTGLLDAAIAAGAVRSGVDAEELLHAVANLCRVSHDKEPAYARRIVALLVDGLRYGATGEKGIST, encoded by the coding sequence ATGAAAAACACCACCATCTCGCTCGCGACTGAGAAGAATCCCGAGCCCCAGGCGCCTCGCCCACTGCGTGCTGACGCACAGCGCAAAATGACTTCACTCCTCATAGCGGCCGAGGAGGTGTTTCAGGAAGCGGGCGTCGACGCTCCAGTCCGAACGATAGCGGAACGCGCAGGTGTCGGTCTCGGAACGGTCTACCGTCATTTTCCGCAGCGCTCAGACCTTATCAAGGCGGTATTTCAAAGCAGAGTGGATGCCTGTGCGGATGCTGCGCTTGAATTGTCGAGCCAATACGAGCCGGGTGACGCGTTAGCCCGCTGGATGCAGCGCTTTGTAGATTTCATTGCCACCAAACGTGGGCTCGCAGCGGCGCTACACTCCGGCGACCCGGCCTACAGTGCTCTCCCGCGTCTTTTCAATACACGCCTACTTCCTGCATTGACGGGTCTGCTGGATGCTGCGATTGCGGCGGGCGCGGTGCGCTCTGGTGTTGATGCCGAAGAGCTGCTGCATGCTGTCGCCAACCTGTGCAGGGTATCCCACGACAAAGAGCCCGCTTATGCACGCAGAATAGTCGCGCTTCTGGTGGATGGTCTCCGTTACGGAGCGACGGGTGAGAAAGGTATCAGTACCTAA